TATCGCGCGTATCCACCCGGTCAACCTCTCGTACAGCGCTATGCCGCCGATGATCGCGAACGGGGCAAGGAAGATCAGGGTGATGTGGTAGAGCCTGCTGGTGTTGAGCGAGCTTGCGAAGAACGGGACGACGATCCCGGCTACGTTGATGAGCAGGAAGACGAGCGAGACGGCGAGATACTCGGGCTCGATCCGCCACCGATCGCGTCTTGCAAGGGTTGCGAGCAGCCCGACGGCGATGAGGCCCTGGGTGGCGATATGGACGATCTTCGCGAGACCGTGGAGAGGCGTCGTCGACTGGCTGGTGAGGATATGCATCCCCTGGGCGGTTGTCGGATTGAACGAGTCCACAAAGAGGGTGTTCCATATCCTGTCCCCGATGCCGGTGACGGTAGCGAGCGCCGTGCCTTCGGCGACCGTTGAGTACCAGAGATAGGCAAGGGCGGCGAAGATGATGATGTAGGGGAGGATGAGCGTCCTCACCGGTGTCGTCCTCCCGCCGGTTCCCGCCGGAGCGAGGGGGTCGTGCCTCAGGAGACCCGCAACCCGGGCGAGCTTCTCCGGCAGCCAGGACTGCAGGCGCTCCGGAACGGCAAGCAGCAGCCATGCCGGAACGAGCGAGAAGAGGTAGATGTAGGAGAGCCCGTAGTGCGAGACGATCATGGCGAACGCGAATGCGACCATGAGAAATGCCTGCCTGCCCCGGTCCATGGTCTTGTCGATCATCACGAGAACGGTCAGCGCGAGGAAGAGTTCCGCGATCTGCTGGCGGGCGAGGGAGATCATCTCCGTATAGAACGTAAAGAACGAGAAGAAGAAGAAGATCGAGAGAAACCCGATCCTTGCGTCCGTCTGTTTCTCGACCGCACGGTAGAGTCCGAGCGGCACGAGCGCGAAGAGAAGGGGGTAGACGATCTTGAAGACCCAGACGGGGTCTAAGTCGCATATGAGCGAATAGATGGGGACGAGCGCAACGACGGAGAGCATCCCGTTCGTGTTATACGGGATGGTCATGTCCCAGAGCCCCGGTATCAGCACGCCGTTTGCGAGGTGGAGTTCGTGGTGGATGTCGTAGCCCCAGACGTACTCCGATATCAGCGAGGTGTGGTAGAGGAGCGCTAGCGCGATGGCGTAGATCCCGAGCGGGTAGCAGGATCTCGGGATGAAACGGTCGAACCCAACGGCGAGACCGATGACGGCGATCAGGACGAGGAGCAGGAAGAGGAGCGTGACCATGTGGTAGTCGTCGCGCATGTAGGTTCCGATGATCGCGAGGAACGGGAGGAGTATCAGGAACGGTACCGCAGGAGAGAAGGGGACGGCCAGCCCCGGGCTCTCACCGCTGCGCCCCGTATCCCTGGTGAGCGCGAGATAGAGCAGAACCTGTACGACGGCGACGAGGGTGAGAAGGAGGATCGGAAACGAGAACGGCCGCGTATACCCGAGCAGCGGGTACGCGAAGTTGGCGGTAAGGCCGGTGAGCATGACGACCACGAGACTCAGCCCGGCGGAGTAGAGCACCGTCTCGATCGTGCCGAGATCGTGGAGCCTGAGCGCCTTCAGCACCAGGACCCCGGGCAGGAAGGTGAGGTAGAGAAACGCCAGGGCTTCCCGTGCAACCGGTATGTAATACCCGACGAGATCGAGGCAGACCACCCCGAGGAAGACGAGCTGGATCGCCTGGAATACCCAGAAAAACGTCCTGTTATCCCAGTCATTCATCCGGAACGGGTTCGGAAAGTGCATGGTATCCCTTGTTCTGTCTCTGGTCGGCTACGCGAGTGGACGGCGAGTCTTCTCCTTTGGTGACATCGGACGTATCGTGCGCTGCATCAGTGCACCTACTCTCCGGCCAACCTATTAATGTGTTGCGCCGGTTCGAGCCCCGTCGCGGGAGGTAGATCCGGTCAACGCTCTTTCCCGGCAGCAGGGGCGGTGTCGGGGAACGCCTCATCCGCGGGAACGTTTCCCTTCCCCGGAGCGGATCCGAGCTCGCTGTAGACCGCGAGGAGAGACTGTGCTATCGTCGACCAGGCCATGTCCGTCTTCAGTTTCGCGTAACCCTGCTCCCCCATGCGGCGGCACGCCCCGGGATCCTTCAACAGGCGGACGATCGCGTCTGCCAGTGCTTCCGGGTTTCGCGGCGGCACGACATAGCCGGTCACCCCGTCGTCGACGACCTCGGGCAGGCTCCCCACGTCGGTCACCACCACCGGCCGCCGGAACCCGTATGCGGTCGGGATGACGCCGCTCTGGGACGCTTCGAGATACGGGAGCGCCACGACGCTCGCCTGCTGGAAGAGCCGGGCGCCCTCTTCGTAGGGTATCCGGTAGTTGTAGACCTCGAACGCGTCCCGGCCCGCCATCGCCTCCTCGTACCTGCCGAACTCCTCGCCCGTTCCGGCGATGACGATCCGGGCGTCCGGGACCTCCCGGGTGATGAGTGGTTCTGCCCGGATCAGGCAGTCGAGCCCTTTATAGCGGTGGATCCGGCCGAAGAAGAGGACCCGGCGGCCGTCGGGCTCAAGATCGTCCCGCTTGAACTTCACAAACGGCGCCACCTCGTGCTCGCCGATGGGGATGACGTGGACGTTTCGCTCCGGGACGCGGTAGTCCTTCACCAGGGTGTCGCGGAGGGCCTTCCCGTGAACGAAGATCCGCTCAGGCATGACCCTCGATACGAAGAGGGTGAGCCGGTAGAGGAGCGATCCTGCGTCGAGAAGGCGGTCTTCACCGGGGTGGGGTTCGATGTCGTGGAACGTCGCCACCAGCGGATACTTCCGGAGCATCGGGAGGAGCGGGCAGAGCATGGGGTTGTTCACCTGGAAGTGGACGACGTCGGGCCCGAAGTCGTTGATTGCGGCGACGATATCTTTGAGCATCGGGTAGCACGACGGGCCGAGTCTTCCGGCGTACCGGGAGTAGCCGAAGATATGGACGTTCACCGCCGGGTCGATGCTCTCCACGTACTCCTCCGACTTATAGTCGGGGAGCAGGAGCAGCACCTCGGTATGCCGGGCAAGTTCGTTTGCCATCTGGATGGTATAGTCGTAGAACCAGAAGGTCAGGCACGCCACTCGCATAGGGGCTCTCTCTATGAGGATGCTCTATATAGAGATTGTGTCGTGAGGCGTCGTTTGGCGGATGACCTTTTCTTATGGTTGCATAGGCCCGGCGAATCCCGTTCGGGCGGCCGTTTCCCTCCGGGCGCATCAGCATCGTCTTCCTCACGCATCAGGCCGCAACGGTTTCCGATACGCTCAAGCGGTATGGAATCCTTGCCGTCTCACGCCGTCGCTTCGTAGCGAGGGCCGGGGAGTCCGTGCCATGCCGGCGCACGAAACAGAATTCCCATTCGTTCCGGATGAAAGCGTTTCGGGGAGGGTCACTCCTGCCGAATGGTAGCGGGAAGCGCGAGTATTTGTAATCTTCGGTTTTAATCAAAATAATGATATAATATCTTTTCGCAGACAACAATCTCCGTTATGACGCAATGCCATCTGAACAGATGGCATCTTTGCGGCTCATATTCCCCGGTAATCCCTCAGATTAATTTTATTTTAACAATAAAATATTTATATGGCGATTGTAAGACGGTAGTGATACCTCACAGAGAGGCTGAATGGCATGACAGACAGGCGAAATATACTAAGACTGGCTGCAGCACTACTGGCGTGTTGCCTTATTATCCCGGCACTCTCTCCGGTAAGTGCAGCAGAGTCTGCAAGTCCGGCCACGCTCACCGTGGCTGCAAGTGATAGCACCGAACTGTCGAAGAACCAGGCAGACTATGTCTGTGACGGAGTCGACGACCAGGCCGAGATCCAGGCGGCGCTCGCCGCACTGCCCGACGGCGGTAACGTCGTCCTTACGGACGGTACGTTCAACTGCGCCGGCGTCATCGCGCCGCCGGCAGGCACGACCCTCTCCGGACAGGGTCCGGATGCAACGAACCTCGTCTTCACCAGCGACGGACGTATCAGCGTCGACAAGGAATACGTGACTCTGGACGGGTTCCACATCGAGGGCAGCGGCTACAGCAGCGGCGTCAAGTGGCTCGGTGTGATGACCATCCGTGCAAGCCATGCGAAAGTTCACAACATCACGGGCACCGCTGACGCAAGCATCCAGGCGGTCTTCCTCCTGATCCACGATCCGGCGGTCTATGCCCCGACCCTCGAAGATGTCGAGTTCATCAACTGCAAGGCCGTGGACACCGGCACCTACGGGTTCATCCACAACGCGTGGGGCTCGACGAACAAAGTGATCAAGGACGTCCGCTACGAGAACTGCGCCGCGATCAACTGCGGGAGCACGGGTGTGTTCAACCCCTGGATCACCGGGTTCGACTTTGCGGAGTTAAACGACATGGACGGTCTCTACGTGAAGGACTGCTATGCGGAGGGCAACCTGGAGTCCGGGTTCCACTTCGAGTTCGACCCGAAGGTGACGAACGCCGTCCTCGAGAACTGCACGAGCATCAACAACGGGCAGAAGCCCTACCCGACGGTGCCCTACAAGCAGAGCGACATGTCGACCCACTACTTCGGGTGCGGCTACTACGCCCCGAACTGTGACGTGACGTTCATCGACTGCACCGCGGAAGGCAACTCGCTGTATGGTTTCTATGCGACCAACGGCGGCAAGCTCTACAACTGTGTCGAGAAGGACACCGGTGCCGGGAAGAGCGACTACACCCACCGTAAGCCGGCCGGCTACTACAGCATCCCGAGCCGCTCGGCCGACCCCGCCCTGGTGCTGGAGAACTGCACGAGCATCGACTCGCACGGCTACGGCCTCCAGGTCGACCTCGCGAGCAACATCCAGATCGAGAACTTCGAGCTCGTGAACCCGGCAGGGATCGACGGTAAGGGCGCAAGTCTCGGCGGCACGAACGGCCAGTTCAGCAATGCCGAAGTCGACATCCACGCCTCCGGAGACCGGGTCGATACGCTCGTCTGGGCGAAGAACAACCAGAACGTCCAGTACACGGGAGACGTAACCTCCGCCTCCGAGAAGGCGTTCCTGGTTGAAGGCGGCCAGAACGTCCAGACGGACGGCATGGCGGTTGCGTCTGCCGACGCGTAAACCGGTTGATACCATCGGACCCTGACCGGGTCCGGTCATAATCTTTTTTTTAGTTTTGCACCCGGCCGGAGGGCGGGTGCATGAGAAACTCGGAGAATTTTGATAGTGCCGGCCCGCTGTTCCGCCGGAGTCGCAACTCGAAGACCTTTGGCCTTCTCATGCTCCGGCCCTTTGGCCCATCGCAACTCGCACCTTCGGTGCTCGCACCGTGGTGCTTCCAGCCAGTCGCGTTTCGGGACGTCATACTAATGAACCATCGCACGTTCCGACAGTTTCACTCCGAACGGTTGTATACTGCGGGCAGTCGTTTCAGTCGGAACATTACATGCCCCGTGTACGGCTTTCGAGGGGCTATCCCCGAGAGGGGGGTGGGGACAGGGGAGGGGGGAATACTCCCCCCTCCCCACCTGATGGTGGTCGAGCTCCGGTTCTACGAACCGTCGCACTCCCCGTCAGCCCCCCCGTATGGCGATAACGATGCGTGCCCGAAGGGCAGGCAGAGTTCGAGCACCGGAGGTGCGCAGGCCACCACGGTCCACTGTTTTGGGCTTTTTCCTCGCTTCGGCCTTCCGAACGCCCATCGCAACTCCCACCTTCGGTGCTCGAACTCCTGTCCTACGGGCAGTCGTTCCTAACAGTGCTCACGCACCCGCCGTTCCGCCGGGTGCATTCAAAAGGTATCCGGGGCCTTCGGGGCGGCCTCTTTTGAGAGCCCCACGGGGAAACTCCCTTCCGCGCCCCCGGCAACCTTCGCGTAAAACGTCTCGATATTGTGGACGATTGCCTTCCAGTTGTACCTCGTCCGGACGAGTTCTTTCCCCTGCTCCCCGAACCTTGCCCGCAGCGTTTCGTCAGCAAGCAAGCGTCCGATGGTGTCGGCAAGCGCCTCCGGCGTATACCCGGTATTGAACCCGACGGTGTTGTCGATCCACCCGAGCAGATCGCCCTTGCCCGTCGTCACGATGGGTGCCCCGCAGAGGCACGCTTCGAGGAACGTGACCGGAAAGCCGGTGAAGCTCGGCGTCACGAAGACGTCGGCGTCGGTGTACGCGGCCATCTTCTCCTCCTTGCTCACGAACCCCGTGAAGATCACCCGGTCGTCGAGACCGAGCGACTCTACCCGCTGCCTGAACTCGCCGTTGTGGCCCATGTCCCCTCCGACCAGCACCAGGACGGCGTCGTCGAACTCCCGGGCGACCACGGCAAACGAACGGATCAGAAGATCGATCCCCTTCGTCGGGTCGAGCCTCCCGAGGTAGAGCACGACCTTCGTGGCGGCGTCGATCCCCCAGGCCGCACGGAACCTGCCGCGGGCAGGAAGGGAGGGATACTCGGCGAGGTCGATGCCGTTCGGGACGACCGCGATCTTCTCGTCGGCAACACCGAGTTCCCGATACCGCTCCGCCTCTGTCTCGTTGAGCGCGATAACCCCCGCGGCGCCGAGGATCACCTTATCCGACCAGAACTGGTCGAAGAGCCGCTTCATCCGTTTTGACCCCGTATCCTGCGGGAGCGCCCCGTGCGCCTGGAGCACGTAGGGCACGCCGTACTTCCTCGCGTAGTGCGAGGCGATGACGGTGAGCATGGTGCGGTGGTCGTGGATGTGGACGAGGTCGAATGCGGCAATCTCCCTTCTTGCGACCGCCGGCATCCGGTAGGGCATCACCGGCAGAGTCATGCCACGGGTATATTTTCGTAAATTCTCGAAGTAATAGACGTTCATCCCGTCGACGGAGGTAGCGCGGTTCGTCGGCAGATTGTTCGGGTAGATGCTCCGGTTTGTCGTGTAGACGGTGATATCGTGCCCGTTCTCGTGCAGATTCCGGGAGATGTCGTATGCGACCCGTGCCACCCCGCCCGACTCCCAGAGCGGTTTGAAGAACGGGGTCACCTGTAATACCTTC
The genomic region above belongs to Methanoculleus horonobensis and contains:
- a CDS encoding DUF2206 domain-containing protein, with the protein product MHFPNPFRMNDWDNRTFFWVFQAIQLVFLGVVCLDLVGYYIPVAREALAFLYLTFLPGVLVLKALRLHDLGTIETVLYSAGLSLVVVMLTGLTANFAYPLLGYTRPFSFPILLLTLVAVVQVLLYLALTRDTGRSGESPGLAVPFSPAVPFLILLPFLAIIGTYMRDDYHMVTLLFLLLVLIAVIGLAVGFDRFIPRSCYPLGIYAIALALLYHTSLISEYVWGYDIHHELHLANGVLIPGLWDMTIPYNTNGMLSVVALVPIYSLICDLDPVWVFKIVYPLLFALVPLGLYRAVEKQTDARIGFLSIFFFFSFFTFYTEMISLARQQIAELFLALTVLVMIDKTMDRGRQAFLMVAFAFAMIVSHYGLSYIYLFSLVPAWLLLAVPERLQSWLPEKLARVAGLLRHDPLAPAGTGGRTTPVRTLILPYIIIFAALAYLWYSTVAEGTALATVTGIGDRIWNTLFVDSFNPTTAQGMHILTSQSTTPLHGLAKIVHIATQGLIAVGLLATLARRDRWRIEPEYLAVSLVFLLINVAGIVVPFFASSLNTSRLYHITLIFLAPFAIIGGIALYERLTGWIRAIKVAPFMGTAYQALSAFFVVFFLFNSGLLYQVMDDNPTSMALDTAGDKPVFNGREVQGATWLFSEGNERPIYVDGTRWWLLLGFNPGSQRYVPANASLLEPNSYLYFGTYNLVRESIRIETQEQAVTRAMYTDADRFTRSHHRIYDNAGSAIYYR
- a CDS encoding glycosyltransferase family 4 protein, producing MRVACLTFWFYDYTIQMANELARHTEVLLLLPDYKSEEYVESIDPAVNVHIFGYSRYAGRLGPSCYPMLKDIVAAINDFGPDVVHFQVNNPMLCPLLPMLRKYPLVATFHDIEPHPGEDRLLDAGSLLYRLTLFVSRVMPERIFVHGKALRDTLVKDYRVPERNVHVIPIGEHEVAPFVKFKRDDLEPDGRRVLFFGRIHRYKGLDCLIRAEPLITREVPDARIVIAGTGEEFGRYEEAMAGRDAFEVYNYRIPYEEGARLFQQASVVALPYLEASQSGVIPTAYGFRRPVVVTDVGSLPEVVDDGVTGYVVPPRNPEALADAIVRLLKDPGACRRMGEQGYAKLKTDMAWSTIAQSLLAVYSELGSAPGKGNVPADEAFPDTAPAAGKER
- a CDS encoding right-handed parallel beta-helix repeat-containing protein, which produces MAASDSTELSKNQADYVCDGVDDQAEIQAALAALPDGGNVVLTDGTFNCAGVIAPPAGTTLSGQGPDATNLVFTSDGRISVDKEYVTLDGFHIEGSGYSSGVKWLGVMTIRASHAKVHNITGTADASIQAVFLLIHDPAVYAPTLEDVEFINCKAVDTGTYGFIHNAWGSTNKVIKDVRYENCAAINCGSTGVFNPWITGFDFAELNDMDGLYVKDCYAEGNLESGFHFEFDPKVTNAVLENCTSINNGQKPYPTVPYKQSDMSTHYFGCGYYAPNCDVTFIDCTAEGNSLYGFYATNGGKLYNCVEKDTGAGKSDYTHRKPAGYYSIPSRSADPALVLENCTSIDSHGYGLQVDLASNIQIENFELVNPAGIDGKGASLGGTNGQFSNAEVDIHASGDRVDTLVWAKNNQNVQYTGDVTSASEKAFLVEGGQNVQTDGMAVASADA
- a CDS encoding glycosyltransferase produces the protein MKVLQVTPFFKPLWESGGVARVAYDISRNLHENGHDITVYTTNRSIYPNNLPTNRATSVDGMNVYYFENLRKYTRGMTLPVMPYRMPAVARREIAAFDLVHIHDHRTMLTVIASHYARKYGVPYVLQAHGALPQDTGSKRMKRLFDQFWSDKVILGAAGVIALNETEAERYRELGVADEKIAVVPNGIDLAEYPSLPARGRFRAAWGIDAATKVVLYLGRLDPTKGIDLLIRSFAVVAREFDDAVLVLVGGDMGHNGEFRQRVESLGLDDRVIFTGFVSKEEKMAAYTDADVFVTPSFTGFPVTFLEACLCGAPIVTTGKGDLLGWIDNTVGFNTGYTPEALADTIGRLLADETLRARFGEQGKELVRTRYNWKAIVHNIETFYAKVAGGAEGSFPVGLSKEAAPKAPDTF